A region of Leclercia adecarboxylata DNA encodes the following proteins:
- a CDS encoding autotransporter outer membrane beta-barrel domain-containing protein, translating to MQTWKKKFVVSQLALACTLAIASQANAKDISDTTYNTFGYDNTATSAWYNGYSDWNDSSAAHDGDIYPVINKSTVNGVISTYYLDDGAGGRANALSVSNSTINGMITSKCMTTECASGLNSDGTTHQQYDRFALTVDNTTINDTYEHYAYDVVSGSSTTTTYWDTYALGNAITLDVESDIVIQNNSRVAGITLTQGYHQLDNTPYDAVTGIEDNGHVFTNTLQVKDSVVTSGAYSDLGTSGFYGQSAKPSDYGENNATASDDAALIVTASSADNAMRTTANFDHSTLTGDVLFTSTFDNNFYPNGDPATDTTADGVYNPTTNGWDGTDKLDLTLTNGSKWVGAAVSSVEAIGPGQMYGQGYSSVDWRALSPNSIWPASTFNSNGHLVGNQVYQSGLFNVALDNGSEWDTRKQSNIDTLTVNNRSQVNVESSGLLADSITLTNRSSMNIGDSGDVATDSLYLDSASRLTLTQETAGLYANTITVDNQAELALGLGQVDTHRMVLTDGGVLNVASRDYVFNSDLNNARYVSDDIHHAEYDYGVIALNSDGHLAVNGEVSGNYNVRLDNATGAGSVADYNNNEIVRVYDNNADTRFSFTAANKADLGAYTYQAQQQGDTVVLHQERLTDYANMALSIPSANTNIWHLQQDALSTRLTNSRQGLKDNGGAWVSLVGGNFDGDNGTIHYDQDVSGIMVGLDTWIDGNNADWIFGAAAGFAKGDMSDRTGQVDQDSQTAMVYSAARFENAIFLDSSLSYSRFNNDLSATMSDGKYVDGNTTTDAWGFGLKLGYDWKPNTAGYLTPYAAISGLFQSGDDYRLSNDMRVGSQSYDSMRYEAGFDAGYTFGYGDDQALTPFFKLAYVYDDAGEDARVNGDNIDNGVKGSAVRVGLGTQFSFTKHFSAYTDATYLGGGDVDQNWGANLGVKYTW from the coding sequence ATGCAAACATGGAAAAAGAAATTTGTTGTATCTCAACTTGCATTAGCCTGCACGCTGGCTATCGCTTCTCAGGCCAATGCAAAGGATATTTCTGATACTACTTACAACACCTTTGGTTACGATAATACCGCCACCTCGGCCTGGTATAATGGATATTCCGACTGGAATGACTCTTCCGCGGCACACGATGGCGATATCTATCCTGTCATCAACAAGTCCACGGTGAACGGCGTGATTTCAACGTACTACCTGGACGATGGCGCAGGCGGTCGTGCCAACGCCCTGTCTGTCTCCAACAGCACCATTAACGGGATGATCACCTCGAAGTGCATGACCACTGAATGTGCCAGCGGCCTGAATTCAGACGGCACGACGCACCAGCAGTACGACCGTTTTGCGCTGACGGTGGACAATACCACCATCAACGATACTTACGAGCATTACGCTTACGACGTGGTAAGCGGCAGCAGCACGACCACCACCTACTGGGATACCTACGCGCTGGGGAATGCCATCACCCTCGACGTGGAGTCGGACATTGTTATTCAGAACAACTCCCGCGTGGCCGGTATCACCCTGACCCAGGGCTATCACCAGCTCGATAACACCCCGTATGACGCGGTCACCGGCATTGAGGACAACGGCCACGTCTTTACCAACACCCTGCAGGTGAAAGATTCTGTCGTCACTTCAGGCGCCTACAGCGATCTGGGCACCAGCGGTTTTTATGGTCAGTCGGCAAAACCGAGCGATTACGGCGAAAACAACGCCACGGCCTCGGATGATGCGGCGCTGATCGTCACCGCCAGCAGCGCGGATAACGCCATGCGCACCACGGCGAACTTCGATCACTCCACCCTGACCGGCGATGTGCTGTTCACCAGCACCTTCGACAACAACTTCTATCCGAATGGCGATCCGGCCACCGATACCACCGCTGACGGCGTCTACAACCCGACCACCAACGGCTGGGACGGTACCGACAAACTGGATCTGACCCTGACCAACGGCAGCAAATGGGTCGGCGCGGCGGTCTCCAGCGTGGAGGCCATCGGGCCGGGTCAGATGTACGGTCAGGGCTACAGCAGCGTCGACTGGCGTGCGCTGTCGCCAAACAGCATCTGGCCAGCCTCAACGTTCAACAGCAACGGCCATCTGGTGGGTAATCAGGTTTACCAGAGCGGTCTGTTCAACGTCGCGCTGGATAACGGCTCAGAGTGGGATACCCGTAAGCAGTCCAACATCGATACCCTGACCGTTAACAACCGCTCGCAGGTTAACGTCGAGAGCTCCGGCCTGCTGGCTGACAGCATCACCCTGACCAACCGCTCGTCGATGAACATCGGCGATTCCGGTGACGTGGCGACCGACAGCCTCTATCTCGACAGCGCCAGCCGGCTCACCCTGACTCAGGAAACCGCCGGGCTGTACGCCAACACCATTACCGTTGATAACCAGGCTGAACTGGCGCTGGGTCTGGGCCAGGTGGATACCCACAGAATGGTGCTGACCGACGGCGGCGTGCTCAACGTTGCCAGCCGCGATTACGTGTTCAATTCCGATCTGAACAACGCCCGCTATGTCTCTGACGATATCCACCATGCTGAGTACGATTACGGGGTGATTGCCCTCAATTCTGACGGGCATCTGGCGGTGAACGGTGAAGTCTCCGGTAACTACAACGTGCGTCTGGATAACGCGACCGGGGCGGGTTCAGTTGCCGACTATAACAATAACGAGATCGTTCGCGTTTACGACAACAACGCGGATACCCGGTTTAGCTTTACCGCGGCCAATAAAGCGGATCTCGGTGCTTACACTTACCAGGCGCAGCAGCAGGGCGACACCGTGGTGCTGCATCAGGAGCGTCTGACCGATTACGCCAACATGGCCCTGAGCATTCCATCAGCCAACACCAATATCTGGCATCTGCAGCAGGATGCGCTCTCTACCCGTCTGACCAACAGCCGTCAAGGCCTGAAGGACAACGGCGGCGCGTGGGTAAGCCTTGTCGGCGGTAACTTCGACGGCGATAACGGCACGATCCACTACGATCAGGACGTCAGCGGCATCATGGTGGGTCTCGATACCTGGATTGATGGCAACAACGCCGATTGGATCTTTGGTGCGGCAGCGGGCTTTGCCAAAGGCGATATGAGCGATCGTACCGGCCAGGTGGATCAGGACAGCCAGACCGCCATGGTCTACTCCGCGGCGCGCTTTGAGAACGCGATCTTCCTCGACAGCTCCCTGAGCTACTCGCGCTTCAATAACGATCTCTCTGCGACCATGAGTGATGGCAAGTACGTCGATGGCAACACCACGACCGATGCCTGGGGCTTTGGCCTGAAGCTGGGCTACGACTGGAAACCGAACACGGCCGGTTACCTGACACCGTACGCGGCTATCTCCGGGCTGTTCCAGTCTGGCGACGACTACCGTCTGAGCAACGATATGCGCGTGGGCAGCCAGTCTTACGACAGCATGCGTTATGAGGCCGGTTTCGACGCGGGTTACACCTTCGGTTATGGCGACGATCAGGCGCTGACGCCGTTCTTCAAACTGGCATACGTCTATGATGATGCCGGTGAAGATGCGCGCGTGAACGGCGACAACATCGACAACGGCGTGAAAGGCTCTGCGGTTCGCGTGGGGCTGGGGACGCAGTTCAGCTTCACCAAACACTTCAGTGCTTACACTGATGCGACTTACCTGGGTGGGGGTGATGTCGATCAGAACTGGGGCGCAAACCTGGGTGTGAAATACACCTGGTAA
- a CDS encoding DUF1615 domain-containing protein produces the protein MSFTVPRALPLSLLAALVLAGCAEKGAAPLKKGEKPVDVASVVRQKMPATVKDRDQWASALAKTFESQKIAPTEENICSVLAVAQQESLYQSDPAVPGLNKIAWKEIDRRAEKLHIPTFLVHTALKITSPNGKSYSERLDAVKTEKQLSAIFDDMIGTVPMGQTLFGSLNPVHTGGPMQVSIAFAEKHTDGYPWKIENTVRQEVFSLRGGLWFGTYHLLNYPTSYTVPLYRFADFNAGWYASRNAAFQNAVSRASGVKLALDGDLIVYGSNEAGKTELAVRKLASKLDMSESEIRQQLRKGDSLAFEKTELYERVYKLAEQKSGKTLPRAMLPGIQLESPKITRNLTTAWFAQRVDDRRAKCMALN, from the coding sequence ATGTCTTTTACCGTACCGCGCGCGTTACCCCTTTCGCTGCTTGCCGCCCTGGTGCTGGCCGGGTGTGCTGAGAAAGGGGCGGCGCCGCTGAAAAAGGGCGAAAAGCCCGTCGACGTGGCAAGCGTGGTGCGGCAAAAAATGCCTGCCACGGTAAAAGACCGGGACCAGTGGGCCTCGGCGCTGGCGAAAACCTTTGAGAGCCAGAAGATCGCCCCCACCGAGGAGAACATCTGCTCGGTGCTGGCGGTGGCGCAGCAGGAGTCGCTCTATCAGTCCGACCCGGCGGTGCCCGGGCTGAACAAAATCGCCTGGAAAGAGATCGACCGGCGCGCCGAAAAGCTGCATATCCCGACGTTCCTGGTGCATACCGCTTTGAAAATCACCTCCCCGAACGGCAAAAGCTACAGCGAGCGGCTGGATGCGGTGAAAACCGAAAAGCAGCTGAGCGCCATCTTCGATGACATGATCGGTACGGTGCCGATGGGGCAGACCCTGTTTGGCTCCCTCAACCCGGTGCATACCGGCGGGCCAATGCAGGTGAGTATCGCCTTTGCTGAAAAGCATACCGACGGCTATCCGTGGAAAATCGAAAACACGGTTCGCCAGGAGGTCTTCTCCCTGCGCGGCGGACTCTGGTTTGGCACCTACCATCTGCTGAACTACCCCACCAGCTATACGGTGCCGCTCTACCGCTTTGCTGACTTTAACGCTGGCTGGTATGCCAGCCGCAATGCAGCGTTCCAGAATGCCGTCAGCCGCGCCAGCGGCGTGAAGCTGGCGCTGGATGGCGACCTGATTGTCTATGGCAGCAACGAGGCAGGCAAAACGGAGCTGGCGGTGCGCAAGCTGGCCAGCAAGCTGGATATGAGCGAGAGCGAAATTCGTCAGCAGCTGAGAAAGGGCGACAGCCTGGCGTTTGAGAAAACTGAACTGTATGAGCGGGTGTATAAACTGGCGGAGCAGAAGAGCGGAAAGACGTTACCGAGGGCGATGCTGCCGGGGATCCAGCTTGAGAGTCCGAAAATCACCCGCAATCTGACCACGGCCTGGTTTGCCCAGCGCGTTGACGATCGCCGGGCGAAATGTATGGCGCTGAATTAA
- a CDS encoding helix-turn-helix domain-containing protein: MNRYAKPISEFSRLEHCLASHSTPFKLPAMHPLFGEGDRENDNAVVLQSGTLSIHRQQDDLLIEIVAAPYIFGLNAGMMGCSTEYLLVTQSPCTGFWLPAASARQLIQQAGLWSDAFCWLSWHHRMMEIRDKQLVGNNSYSQIRSTLLDMAQWDEGLRMRVGVMNYIQRRTRISRSVVAEVLAALRQGNYIMMERGKLIGINHLPAEY; encoded by the coding sequence ATGAACCGTTATGCAAAACCCATTTCTGAGTTCTCCCGACTTGAACATTGCCTGGCATCGCACAGCACGCCATTTAAACTTCCCGCAATGCATCCTCTCTTCGGGGAGGGCGATCGAGAAAATGACAACGCAGTGGTGCTGCAGTCGGGCACGCTCAGTATTCACCGCCAGCAGGATGACCTGCTGATAGAGATTGTCGCCGCGCCTTATATCTTCGGGCTCAATGCCGGCATGATGGGCTGCAGCACCGAATATCTGCTGGTGACGCAATCGCCCTGTACCGGTTTCTGGCTGCCTGCGGCGAGTGCCCGCCAGCTGATTCAGCAGGCCGGACTGTGGTCCGACGCCTTCTGCTGGCTCTCCTGGCACCACCGGATGATGGAGATCCGCGATAAACAGCTGGTAGGCAATAACTCCTACAGCCAGATCCGCTCCACGCTGCTGGACATGGCCCAGTGGGACGAGGGGCTGCGGATGCGGGTGGGGGTGATGAACTACATTCAGCGCCGCACGCGCATTTCGCGTTCGGTGGTGGCAGAAGTGCTGGCGGCGCTGCGGCAGGGGAACTACATCATGATGGAAAGGGGCAAACTGATCGGTATCAACCATTTGCCCGCTGAATATTAA
- a CDS encoding DUF2755 family protein, whose product MADFTMPKPIFSTRQPKTSTAGNIAYALFVLFCFWAGSQLLNILVHAPGVYEHLMQVEDSGRPRVEIGLGVGTVFGLIPFLVGLVVLGAVAVVVRWRRYR is encoded by the coding sequence ATGGCAGACTTCACTATGCCGAAGCCCATCTTCAGCACCAGACAACCCAAAACCTCCACGGCGGGTAATATTGCTTACGCGCTGTTCGTGCTGTTCTGCTTCTGGGCAGGTTCGCAATTACTGAACATTCTGGTGCATGCGCCAGGGGTCTACGAACATCTGATGCAGGTCGAAGACAGCGGCCGTCCGCGGGTGGAAATTGGCCTGGGCGTCGGCACCGTCTTCGGACTGATCCCCTTCCTTGTCGGTCTGGTAGTGTTAGGCGCCGTTGCCGTCGTGGTGCGCTGGCGCCGCTACCGTTAA
- the ampH gene encoding D-alanyl-D-alanine-carboxypeptidase/endopeptidase AmpH has product MKRCLFLSAALYAASLTSVQAVEPIADPAFASDVVDRYANHIFYGSGATGMALVAIDGNQRVFRSFGETRPGNNVHPQLDSVVRIASLTKLMTSEMLVKLLDQGVVRLNDPLSKYAPPGARVPTYQGAPITLVNLATHTSALPREQPGGAAHRPVFVWPTRDQRWNWLSTATLKSTPGTQAAYSNLAFDLLADALGNAAGKPYAQLFEEQITRPLGMKDTTFTPSPDQCKRLMVAEKGASPCNNTLAAVGSGGVYSTPGDMMRWMQQFLSSDFYSRSNQADRMQTLIYQRSQLTRVIGMDVPGRADALGLGWVYMSPKNGRPGIIQKTGGGGGFITYMAMIPQSNVGVFVVVTRSPLTRFVNMSDGVNQLVVELSENKPQVIPAS; this is encoded by the coding sequence TTGAAACGTTGTCTGTTCCTCTCCGCCGCGCTGTATGCGGCCAGCCTCACCAGCGTGCAGGCTGTCGAGCCGATCGCCGATCCGGCTTTTGCCTCTGATGTGGTTGATCGCTACGCAAATCATATTTTTTACGGCAGTGGCGCAACGGGGATGGCTCTGGTAGCGATTGACGGCAACCAGCGCGTGTTCCGCAGCTTTGGCGAAACGCGCCCGGGCAACAACGTTCACCCGCAGCTGGATTCGGTGGTGCGCATCGCCTCCCTGACCAAATTAATGACCAGCGAGATGCTGGTAAAACTGCTCGATCAGGGCGTGGTCAGGCTCAACGATCCGTTAAGTAAATATGCCCCGCCGGGGGCTCGCGTGCCGACCTATCAGGGCGCGCCGATTACGCTCGTTAACCTCGCTACCCACACCAGCGCCCTGCCGCGCGAACAGCCGGGCGGCGCGGCGCATCGTCCGGTCTTCGTCTGGCCCACCCGGGATCAGCGCTGGAACTGGCTGTCGACGGCGACCCTGAAATCGACGCCGGGCACGCAGGCCGCCTACTCCAACCTGGCGTTTGACCTGCTGGCCGACGCGCTGGGCAACGCCGCCGGCAAGCCCTATGCGCAGCTGTTCGAAGAGCAGATCACCCGTCCGCTGGGGATGAAAGACACCACCTTTACTCCCTCCCCCGATCAGTGCAAACGCCTGATGGTGGCGGAAAAAGGGGCCAGCCCGTGTAACAACACTCTGGCGGCAGTGGGCAGCGGCGGGGTTTACTCCACGCCGGGTGACATGATGCGCTGGATGCAGCAGTTCCTCTCCTCGGATTTCTATTCGCGCAGCAACCAGGCCGACAGAATGCAGACCCTGATCTATCAGCGCAGCCAGTTAACGCGGGTGATCGGGATGGATGTGCCGGGCCGCGCGGACGCGCTGGGCCTTGGCTGGGTCTATATGTCGCCGAAAAACGGTCGTCCGGGGATTATCCAGAAAACCGGCGGTGGCGGCGGATTCATCACCTATATGGCGATGATCCCGCAGTCTAACGTGGGGGTATTCGTGGTGGTGACGCGCTCGCCGCTCACGCGTTTCGTCAACATGAGCGACGGCGTTAACCAGCTGGTGGTGGAGTTGAGCGAGAACAAACCGCAGGTTATTCCGGCATCCTGA
- the ddlA gene encoding D-alanine--D-alanine ligase, whose protein sequence is MAKLRVGIVFGGKSAEHEVSLQSAKNIVNAIDKSRFEVVLLGIDKQGQWHINDEQGYLLNADDPARIALNPSEISVATVPGVVQGQLIDAGTGQTLSQLDVIFPIVHGTLGEDGSLQGMLRMANLPFVGSDVLGSAACMDKDVTKRLLRDAGLNVAPFVTLTRANREQHTFADLSARFGLPLFVKPANQGSSVGVSKVNSEAQFSEAVRLAFTFDHKVVVEQGIKGREIECAVLGNDFPQASTCGEVVLNSEFYSYDTKYIDDKGAQVVVPAALDAEVNDAIRAIAIEAYQALGCRGMARVDVFLTADNSVVINEINTLPGFTNISMYPKLWQASGLSYPDLITRLIELALERHAADSALQISVSG, encoded by the coding sequence ATGGCGAAGTTGCGGGTAGGTATTGTCTTTGGGGGAAAATCAGCAGAGCACGAAGTGTCGCTGCAATCGGCCAAAAATATCGTTAACGCGATTGATAAGAGCCGCTTTGAAGTCGTGCTGTTGGGTATTGATAAACAGGGCCAGTGGCACATTAACGACGAGCAGGGCTATCTGCTCAACGCTGACGATCCGGCGCGCATTGCGCTGAACCCGTCTGAAATCAGCGTTGCCACCGTACCGGGCGTAGTACAGGGCCAGCTGATCGACGCCGGCACCGGCCAGACGCTTTCACAGCTCGACGTTATCTTCCCGATTGTCCACGGCACGCTGGGCGAAGATGGCTCCCTGCAGGGGATGCTGCGCATGGCCAACCTGCCGTTCGTCGGCTCCGATGTGCTCGGTTCCGCCGCCTGTATGGATAAAGACGTCACCAAACGCCTGCTGCGCGATGCCGGGCTGAACGTGGCGCCGTTTGTCACCCTCACCCGCGCCAACCGCGAGCAACACACCTTTGCCGATCTCAGCGCCCGCTTTGGCCTGCCGCTGTTCGTCAAGCCGGCTAACCAGGGCTCTTCCGTTGGCGTCAGCAAGGTGAACAGCGAAGCGCAGTTCAGCGAAGCGGTGCGTCTGGCGTTCACCTTCGATCACAAAGTGGTGGTTGAGCAGGGAATTAAAGGGCGTGAGATTGAGTGTGCGGTGCTGGGCAATGATTTTCCGCAGGCCAGCACCTGCGGCGAAGTGGTGCTGAACAGCGAGTTCTACTCTTACGACACCAAATACATCGATGACAAGGGCGCACAGGTGGTGGTCCCTGCGGCGCTGGATGCTGAGGTTAACGACGCGATCCGCGCGATTGCCATCGAAGCGTATCAGGCGCTGGGGTGCCGCGGCATGGCGCGCGTCGACGTCTTCTTAACGGCGGATAACAGCGTGGTGATCAACGAGATCAACACCCTGCCCGGCTTCACCAACATCAGCATGTACCCGAAACTGTGGCAGGCCAGCGGCCTGAGCTATCCGGATTTAATCACCCGCCTGATTGAACTGGCGCTGGAGCGGCATGCCGCTGACAGCGCGCTGCAGATTTCAGTGAGCGGTTAA
- a CDS encoding DUF2754 domain-containing protein, protein MKLPAKIRRDWHFYAFAIGLIFILNGVVGLLGFEAKGWQTYAVGLVTWVVSFWLAGFIIRRRPEETTANDAD, encoded by the coding sequence ATGAAACTGCCTGCCAAAATTCGCCGTGACTGGCACTTCTATGCTTTTGCTATTGGGCTGATCTTTATTCTGAATGGGGTGGTAGGACTGCTGGGCTTCGAAGCGAAGGGCTGGCAAACCTATGCGGTGGGGCTGGTGACCTGGGTGGTCAGCTTCTGGCTGGCGGGGTTTATCATTCGCCGCCGCCCGGAAGAGACGACGGCGAACGACGCGGATTAA
- the sbmA gene encoding peptide antibiotic transporter SbmA produces the protein MFKSFFPKPGPFFLSAFIWALIAVIFWQAGGGAWIERLAGATGDVPISAARFWSRSYLIFYAYYAICVGAFALFWFIYSPHRWQYWSILGTALIIFVTWFLVEVGVAVNAWYAPFYDLIQTALSSPHKVTINQFYHEVGIFLGIALIAVIIGVMNNFFVSHYVFRWRTAMNEHYMAHWQQLRHIEGAAQRVQEDTMRFASTLEDMGVSFINAIMTLIAFLPVLVTLSAHVPDLPIVGHLPYGLVIAAIVWSLMGTGLLAVVGIKLPGLEFKNQRVEAAYRKELVYGEDDASRASPPTVRELFGAVRRNYFRLYFHYMYFNIARILYLQVDNVFGLFLLFPSIVAGTITLGLMTQITNVFGQVRGSFQYLISSWTTLVELMSIYKRLRSFERELDGQDLQEVTHTLG, from the coding sequence ATGTTTAAGTCGTTTTTCCCAAAACCGGGACCCTTTTTTCTCTCGGCCTTTATTTGGGCTCTGATCGCAGTCATTTTCTGGCAGGCGGGTGGTGGGGCCTGGATTGAGCGTCTGGCTGGCGCTACCGGCGATGTACCCATCAGCGCGGCGCGTTTCTGGTCCCGTAGCTATCTGATCTTTTACGCCTATTATGCGATCTGCGTCGGGGCGTTTGCCCTGTTCTGGTTTATCTACTCGCCGCACCGCTGGCAGTACTGGTCGATTCTCGGCACCGCGCTGATTATCTTCGTCACCTGGTTTCTGGTGGAAGTGGGGGTAGCGGTCAACGCCTGGTACGCGCCGTTCTATGACCTGATCCAGACCGCGCTCAGCTCGCCGCATAAGGTCACCATCAACCAGTTTTATCACGAGGTAGGCATTTTCCTTGGCATCGCGCTGATCGCTGTAATTATCGGCGTGATGAATAACTTCTTCGTCAGCCACTACGTGTTCCGCTGGCGTACCGCGATGAACGAACATTATATGGCCCACTGGCAGCAGCTGCGCCATATCGAAGGTGCCGCCCAGCGTGTGCAGGAAGACACCATGCGCTTTGCCTCCACCCTGGAGGATATGGGCGTGAGTTTTATCAACGCTATCATGACCCTGATCGCCTTCCTGCCGGTGCTGGTGACCCTGTCGGCACACGTGCCGGATCTGCCGATTGTCGGCCATCTGCCGTATGGCCTGGTGATCGCCGCGATTGTCTGGTCGCTGATGGGGACCGGTCTGCTGGCGGTGGTCGGGATCAAGCTGCCGGGGCTGGAGTTCAAAAACCAGCGCGTCGAAGCGGCCTACCGTAAAGAGCTGGTCTATGGCGAAGACGATGCCAGCCGCGCCTCGCCGCCGACGGTGCGCGAGCTGTTCGGCGCGGTGCGCCGGAACTACTTCCGTCTCTATTTCCACTACATGTACTTCAACATTGCCCGCATCCTCTACCTGCAGGTGGATAACGTTTTCGGTTTGTTCCTGCTGTTCCCGTCGATTGTGGCCGGTACCATTACGCTCGGTCTGATGACGCAAATCACTAACGTGTTCGGTCAGGTACGCGGCTCGTTCCAGTATCTGATCAGCTCGTGGACCACGCTGGTGGAGCTGATGTCCATCTATAAACGTTTGCGCAGTTTTGAACGTGAGCTGGACGGTCAGGATCTACAGGAAGTTACCCATACGTTAGGTTAA
- a CDS encoding multidrug efflux MFS transporter, giving the protein MESWKVNLISVWFGCFFTGLAISQILPFLPLYVSQLGVSSHEALSMWSGLVFSVTFLVSAIVSPMWGSLADRKGRKLMLLRASLGMAIAILLQAFATNVWQLFLLRALMGLTSGYIPNAMALVASQVPRERSGWAISTLSTAQISGVIGGPLMGGFLADHVGLRAVFVITAVLLVISFLVTLFLIKEGARPTVSKAERLSGKAVFASLPYPRLMISLFVTTMVIQLCNGSVGPILALFIQSMAPESNNIAFLSGMIAAVPGISALMSAPRLGKLGDRIGTGRILMATLIVAVVLFFAMSFVTTPLQLGVLRFLLGFADGAMLPAVQTLLIKYSSDRVTGRIFGYNQSFMYLGNVAGPLMGAAVSAMAGFRWVFAATAVVVLVNILQLAWAMRQRRLREARTQAAKRL; this is encoded by the coding sequence ATGGAATCGTGGAAGGTTAACCTCATCTCGGTCTGGTTTGGTTGTTTTTTCACCGGCCTTGCCATCAGTCAGATTTTGCCGTTTTTGCCGCTGTATGTGTCTCAGCTTGGCGTCTCGTCCCACGAGGCGCTGTCGATGTGGTCAGGGCTGGTCTTCAGCGTCACGTTTCTCGTGTCGGCCATCGTCTCGCCCATGTGGGGCAGCCTCGCGGATCGCAAAGGGCGCAAGCTGATGCTGCTGCGCGCCTCGCTGGGGATGGCGATTGCCATCCTGCTGCAGGCGTTTGCCACCAACGTCTGGCAGCTGTTCCTGCTGCGCGCTCTGATGGGGCTCACCTCCGGCTATATTCCGAATGCGATGGCGCTGGTGGCCTCCCAAGTGCCCCGGGAGCGTAGCGGCTGGGCCATCAGCACTCTGTCGACGGCGCAGATCAGCGGGGTGATTGGCGGTCCGCTGATGGGCGGATTCCTGGCAGACCACGTGGGGCTGCGCGCGGTGTTCGTCATCACCGCCGTCCTGCTGGTGATCAGTTTTCTGGTGACGCTGTTTCTGATTAAAGAGGGGGCGCGCCCGACCGTGAGCAAGGCGGAGCGGCTGAGCGGCAAGGCGGTATTTGCCTCGCTCCCTTATCCGAGGCTGATGATCAGCCTGTTCGTCACCACCATGGTGATCCAGCTCTGCAACGGCTCGGTGGGGCCGATCCTCGCCCTGTTTATTCAGTCGATGGCGCCCGAGAGTAACAATATTGCCTTCCTCAGCGGGATGATTGCCGCCGTGCCGGGGATTTCTGCGTTAATGTCCGCTCCACGGCTCGGCAAGCTCGGGGATCGCATCGGCACGGGCCGTATTCTGATGGCGACGCTTATCGTGGCGGTGGTGCTCTTTTTCGCCATGTCCTTTGTCACCACCCCGTTGCAGCTTGGCGTGCTGCGCTTTTTACTCGGCTTTGCTGATGGCGCCATGCTGCCCGCCGTGCAGACCCTGCTGATCAAGTACTCCAGCGATCGGGTCACCGGGCGCATCTTCGGCTATAACCAGTCGTTTATGTATCTGGGGAACGTGGCCGGTCCGCTGATGGGGGCCGCGGTTTCGGCGATGGCCGGATTCCGCTGGGTATTTGCCGCCACCGCGGTGGTGGTGCTGGTGAATATTCTGCAACTGGCATGGGCGATGCGCCAGCGCCGCCTGCGGGAAGCCCGGACTCAGGCGGCAAAGCGTCTTTAA
- a CDS encoding extensin family protein, translated as MKGKSLIICLILIVAAVAGYRWLPSYYNPFAPLTLDDPPGTLTQFKLRRLTPEHCDVLLAQANARQLIRTQAVADSTGECSLSDVVRVRSFGHVSLSSSFLASCPLALSTALFVDQQARPLTQSLMGSSLSRIDHFGSFACRNIYHRPNARRSEHATAEALDISGFTLENGQRISVLRGWKNARTEPWLRALLSASCGYFGNALGPDYNAAHANHFHLGMRGFGYCPQSINHQQKGENM; from the coding sequence GTGAAAGGAAAAAGCCTGATTATCTGTCTGATACTGATTGTTGCGGCTGTGGCGGGCTATCGCTGGCTGCCGTCTTATTACAATCCTTTTGCGCCGCTCACCCTCGACGATCCCCCCGGCACCCTGACCCAGTTTAAGCTCCGTCGCCTGACGCCCGAGCATTGTGACGTGCTGCTGGCCCAGGCCAATGCGCGCCAGCTGATCCGCACCCAGGCGGTAGCCGACAGCACGGGAGAGTGTTCGTTGAGCGACGTGGTGCGGGTGCGCAGTTTTGGCCACGTCAGCCTCAGCAGCAGCTTTCTGGCCAGCTGCCCGCTGGCGCTCAGTACGGCGCTGTTCGTTGATCAACAGGCCCGGCCGCTGACCCAAAGCCTGATGGGAAGCAGCCTTTCGCGTATCGACCATTTCGGCAGTTTTGCCTGCCGGAACATCTATCACCGTCCCAACGCCCGGCGCAGCGAGCATGCCACCGCCGAGGCGCTGGACATCAGCGGATTTACCTTGGAAAACGGTCAGCGAATTTCGGTCCTGCGCGGCTGGAAGAACGCCCGAACCGAACCCTGGCTGCGGGCGCTGCTCAGCGCCAGCTGCGGCTACTTCGGCAATGCCCTCGGCCCGGATTACAACGCCGCCCACGCCAACCATTTTCACCTGGGAATGCGCGGTTTTGGCTACTGCCCGCAAAGCATAAATCACCAGCAAAAAGGCGAAAATATGTGA